TATCTTTCTGTGCGTGCCGGAAACGGCGCCCCTTGAAAGGCAGTCAGCGGCGGCGAAAGCCAAAGCACAACTGAAGTGGTGTGGCCCCATCGTCTAACGGTTAGGACACTACCCTTTCAAGGTAGCGATACGGGTTCGAATCCCGTTGGGGTCACCAGAATAAGCCTCCGCCTCGGCGGAGGTTTTTGCTTTTGAATGTGAAATTGTTTGACGCCGTTATGGGACGCTGTTCGGAAGGTTTGCGCCTGTGCGTAGCTCAACGCGAAATGGTAGGTCGGCATCTACGAAGGTCAGAGGACACAGGGCTTTAGCAGGCGGCTTGAGAGTCAAGCCTCTTGCTGCATCATTCCTTGCCCTAGTGGATGACCACAGGGATGTCGGTCGTTATTCCTGGGTGGGATAGAGGCCTTGGAGCTTGTCTCGAGTTGCTGATGTCGAAAATTGCCAATTGATGCGGACAGATCAGGCATTGCGGTCTGTTTCTCAGGCATGGAGTTCACGCTCAATGGCATCTTTGCTGGCCACGCGCTGCCCCAGACACTGTCGTTGTAAGGCCGACCATTCCAGCTCAACCATGTTCAGCCAGGAGGCGTGTAGATCCACTCGAATGGGCGGGTCAATCGCCGGGCTTCCTCGGCTGGAAGGTGTTGGTACAGCGCTGCTGGGGTATGCGTCGAGAGCTGATCGAGCACCAGGCGAATTTGTGAAGCGCTCCATGCACTGGAGTTGCACAGCAAAGTCGGCATTCCCTCGTCGATCGGTGACCGTCACCGTGCGTTGACCCGTTAAGGGTTCCAGCGCGACAAAGAAATGGACGGTGCCACAGCGTTTGTACTTATGGTCTACCCGTGCCTGGTGTCTCGGCACGGGGGGCAGTGGATCCCGCACGTGATCAAGCAGCTGGTAGGACTTTTCATTGAAGCAGATGACCGGCCGCAAAGCATCGTAGGGCTGGGCATACGAGTCCAAGACCACTTCCATGCGCCAGACGAAGTCTGCGCCTACCTGGGCGACACACCAACTTTGAACCTGCCACGGTCCCTGCGCGTTTTTTTCAGCGTGCGCCGCACTGTTTCGTCACTGATGCTCTCCACGACACCCAATGTCACCAGCCGGTCGGCCAGCAATTGCATCGTCCACGTCTCCCGGCCGTCGGGAGTAGAGCACACCTCAGCAATCAGGATCGCCGTCTGCTGAGCATTCAGTTTCGGAGGCTGCTTTGGTCGTGCTTTCTCGTACAGAGCGGCCTGAAGACCACCCTCGACATACTTCCTGCGAATGGACGCCACAGTCGCGGCACTCACGCTGTGTCGCTGGGCTATATCTCGGTCCAACAGGCCTTGATCGCTTAGCAAGAGCAGGCATGCGCGCGTCATCTCGGTGAGCTGTTGCCGTTCATCATCGCTCAGCTGCACGACCCACTGTTTCTGTCGGCCCATCCCTGATAATAACGCCTGTCATGCCTGTGGTCATGCACTAGGAGCATCAGGGGTAGCGGTTCGAGGGTGGCGGTAAAGATTAGAGACTCGGACATGCAAGGCAAGAAAGTCCTGTGTTCGCCATCATTGCTTGAAGCCAAGCTGAGCGCGTCCTTTTTGTCGGGTGGAAGCATGGACATCTCCCGAAGAGCTGCCCCAAAACTCCACGGTGGGGATGGCGTCTAGCATGTTGTAGGCCCCATCAGACGTATGGAGATGGAGAAGGAAGTCCACCGCCTCCCTACCTTGGTACCCCTGAAACAGGGTAGAGAGTACTTTACCGCGCTGGTCCAGAGGACATTGAGAACCTCGGCGTAGTTCTTCCCTCAGGAGTAGCGTGGATTTGATGTTTCGCTGTCACAGGGTCTTGTGACAGACTTGAATACTGAATTAGTAGAACAGGTCCTGAACATCAAGCTGCCTCAACAGGAAGCGGTTCTAGAACTGAAGCGCGTAACCGATGCTGTTGAAGGAAAAACGGTGGCAGCAAGGCTTCTGGTCACTCACAGCCCGCCACCCTAGCGGCCTTAAGTTGACAGAATTACCAAGACGGCTGGCGTGGTGAACCTTATGTTCCACTGGCTATTTTGTGAAAGAAAATAGCCCAAGGGCAACAGGAAAGAGCCAGTCACTATAGTCATGGGCGTGAGTGCCTCCTTTGAACCGCACACTGCGCCGCGGTGGCTCCCTGTTTAGCTGACTGGTTTGCTGGTGGCCTATGGGCTTTCTCCCGTTGCACTCCTAGTTCTGCCGCGAGTTGCCTCAGGCGGCGTGGTGACTGCTGGGATTCTATGCCCTCAGCCAGCAGATACCGACCCTACTTGCTCCAGAACCTTTGCTGGCCAGCGTTCTGACTGCTGCGCGGACACTGCTCATGCTGGGATTGATAGGTGAGGGGGCGGCACTGGGTCAGGCCAATCGCTTGATGCCCCTGGGCCTCGGTCTGGGGATGGTGTACATAAGCGCGTTGGTCTACAGCGTCATGGGTGGAACGGATTTCCTGAGTACCCGGCTGACCCATCCGCTTATGACACCCGTCTCACTGGGCCTCGCGGGGGCAGTTGGCATCTGGCTATCGGCATTCGGGTTGGGGAAGCTGGTGTGGATGCTACCTTTAGCGGCCCTAGCGGCAGGCATGTTGCTTCCCTCGGGCAGCCGTGGCCCGCTTACTGGCGGCCGTGGTCGGGCTGCTGATGGGCGCCGCTGTGCGGCAGCGGCAGGGGATAAGGGTCATCCTGCTCATTGGCGCGGCCCTGACTGGGGCTTTACTTGTTGGGGAGCGTCTGGAACTCAGCAGTGTCACCAGACTCCTACAAGCAGACAACACTGGGCGTGACG
The DNA window shown above is from Deinococcus betulae and carries:
- a CDS encoding helix-turn-helix domain-containing protein encodes the protein MGRQKQWVVQLSDDERQQLTEMTRACLLLLSDQGLLDRDIAQRHSVSAATVASIRRKYVEGGLQAALYEKARPKQPPKLNAQQTAILIAEVCSTPDGRETWTMQLLADRLVTLGVVESISDETVRRTLKKTRRDRGRFKVGVSPR